Below is a window of Frankiaceae bacterium DNA.
CAGACGGCATCCGGCTGGACCGCGGGGTCCGGCGCGATCTTCGACCTGAAGTCCAACGCGCAGCGCCCCGCGGGCTGGACCTCCGCCGACGCCGCTGGCCTGCCGATCCTTCCCGGGCTGTTGCGCGTGGACGAGCTGACGGCGGGCGTCGTGGACCACGCGATCCGCTTCACGGTCGCGCGCACCGACCGCTCGTACGTCTGGCCCGCGCGCCACCAGGCAGGCTCCGTCAACGACCCGAACGTCCCGCCGATGGGCGCGCGCTTCCGGCTGAAGGCGTCGTACGACACGTCGTCGTTCGCCGCCTCGACGCGGGTCGTGCTCGCCGCGATGAAGAAGCACGGCCTGCTGCTCGCGGACAACGGCTCGGACTGGTTCTTCCAGGGCGCCGCGAGCAACGACTGGCCGGACACGCTGATCTCGCAGCTCAAGCAGGTGCCGGCGAGCGCGTTCGAGGCGGTGGACGCCTCCTCGCTCATGGTGTCGCCGGACTCGATGGCGGTGAAGACGGAGCCGCGTACGCCGCGCTGGACCCACTGGGCGCCGACGCCTCCCGCGAGGTCGTCGGCCGCGCCCGCGCCGGGTCAGCCCGGCGCGACGGCGGGGTCCGCGACGGGCCGCCGCCGTACGGTCTCGTCGCCGACGCCGTCGCTCTCGACCCGTCCCGTGCGACCCTCCCGCGCGCCTTCACCGGGGACCTCGGCGCCGCTTCCTGGCACCGTCGCGACGACCGCGCCGGACGTCGTCGCGACCGAGCCGATCCGGCGGCGTACGGCGCCGGCGGGCAGCCGCGCGTGGTGGATCGCGCTGCCGCTGCTAGGCGCCGTGGCGGCGTACGCGGCACGGCGTCGTTCCGTCTGATCGCGAGGTCCCCGGCCGCCCCTTACTGCGGAAGGTCCCCCGGCAAGCCATCGACCTGTCGCGCGAGGTCGTCGGCTTCGTAGCGTTCACGGTCGGAGAAGCAGGCGGGGACCGTGCGCACGGTGGTAACGAGACCCGATGCCTGAGCCCGCCATTGGTCGTAGGTGGCCTGCGTGAACGGCGCCGAGATGTACGCCCGCATGCCCTTCTCGTAGCCCTCGTAGGTCTGCCGCGCCTCACGGCACGCCTTAGTCCTGCGGGGTTCAGGCTCGCTGAACGGAAGTAGGTTCCAGCCGGTGAGTTCACCGAGGAGACCAACGCCAATCACCGCCAGGATGATCTTGTAGCCGAGGGGGGACTTCGGGCTGGACACCCCTAGACCCACCGGCCATGCCGAACGCGACGGATGACCAACCGGACGATGACGTAGGCCGCGATGGCGGGCCAGAGGATGAGTCCGCCGAACATGACGACGGCGCGACGCGAGTCGCCGCGCGGCCAGCCACGATCCGCCGCGTAGACCCACCCGGCGCGGAGACCGATGGCCGCTCCGGCGAGAGTGAGGATGAACCCGACGGCGGCGAGGAGGAACTCCCCCACAGACCTCATTCCGCGACGTTTCCACGAACGCCGACGATCGTCTACCAGCCGGCTGTACCCGTTGGCCGAGGTGATCAGCCAGTACGAACGACGGGTCCTCGGGCCCGCGATAGACGCTGTCGCGTCGATCGTCGAGAACTTAGACTGACCGCATGCAGCACTTCCTTCTCGTCTACGACCGCCGCGCGGGGAAGATCCTGCGCGAGGACGTCTTCGACGACGGGAAGGTCGCGCTGACGGAGCGTTTCCGCGTGGAGCGCCTGCACCGCGGCGATCCCAACATCGAGGTCGTGGTGCTGGGTGCGGCGTCGCGCCAGGCTCTCTACCGGACACACGCTCGCTACTTCCTCACGCTGCGCGAACTCTTGAGCGACGCGTACTACGAGGCGCTCTGACCGTCCGTCAGCAGCGCGCGTAACGCGTCCACCAGCGGCGCGTCGGCCTCGATCCACGGCACGTCGCCGAGCTCGTCCGCGGCCAGCCAGCGCGCGTCGGAGTGGTCGACGAGGCGCACGTCCCCCGACACGATGCGCGCCGTCCAGATCTTCAGCATCCAGGGCCCGCGCGCGCCGTCGAGGAGCAGGTCTCCGCCGAGACGTTCGCCCACGGAGATCTCGACGGACAGCTCCTCCTGGCACTCCCGGACGAGCGCCTCGACCTCCCCCTCCCCCGGCTCGACCTTGCCGCCGGGGAACTCCCACAGCCCGGCGAGGTGGCGGGGCTCGGCGCGTTCGGCGACGAGGACGCGGCACCCCGGCGGGTCGCCGTCGACGATCGCGGCACCGACGACGACGGGGAGCATTCCCGAACCCTGCCACGGTCGGGCAGGATCGGGGCATGCCGTACGTCCCCTACGTGCCGCCCGGCACCAAGCCGCCGACCACCCCGCGCGGGATCGCCGTGACCGTGGCGATGCTCACCGCGCTGCTGGCGTTGCTGTTCGGCGCGTTCACGTGGGAGGTCTACGCGCCGTCGTTCATCCAGGGCTTCGTCAACGGCCTCACCGAGGACGCCGGCCTGCCCCCGGAGTACCGGTGACCCGCGACCCGCTGACCGCGGCCGAGGTCGCCGCCGCTCTCGGCGAGCTCGAGGGCTGGGCGGGTGACGAGCGCGCGATCCGGCGGACGGTGACGTGCCCGACGTTCATGGACGCCGTACGCCTCGTCGGCGCGGTCGCCGACATCGCGGAGGAGCTGGACCACCACCCCGACATCGACGTGCGGTACCGCGACGTGACGTTCACCTCGTCGACGCACACCGCGGGCGCGGTCACGGCGTACGACGTCACCCTCGCGCGGCGCATCGACGCCGCCGTTACGCTCGCCGGGTGCTGAGCGGAGAGCGCGTCACGCTGCGACCGGTCCGGCCCGACGACGTCGAGCAGCTGTACGAGTGGCGCATCGACCTCGCGACGTGGGGCGACCAGACCGACGAGGCGCCGTACGCGCTGACGCTGGAGTCGTACCGCCGCGCGTCCGAGGAGTCCGCCGCGACGGGGAAGAACGTCTCGTGGGCGGCCGAGGTCGACGGCACTCTCGTGGGGCGGGCGGGGATGTTCGCGTTCGACGAGCTGTCCCGCAACGCCGAGGTCGGGCTCGGGTTCGGGCCGGAGCACCGCGGCAAGGGGTACGGCCGCGAGGTCCTCCGCCTGCTTCTGGACTTCGGCTTCACCCACCGCAACCTGCACCGCGTCTGGCTCGAGTGCACGGCCACCAACGAGGCCGCCATCAGGGCGTACACCGCCGCCGGCTTCGTCGAGGAGGGGCGGCTGCGCGAGCACGCGTGGCTCCGCGGCGCGTACGTCGACATGGTCCGGATGGCGGTGCTGCGCTCGGAGTGGTCCGGGTGAGTGAGCCGTGGGGCGCGCCGGCGGGGACGCCGTGGGCGCCGCCGTACGCCGCGCCGCGACCTCCGCACCCCCAACGCAGGCAGCTGGTCGTCCTCTCCGTCGCCATCGCTGCGGTGCTGGTCACCGGGCTCGGCACCGTCGTCACGCACGTGGTCCGCGACGAGATCCGCGCCGAGCAGGCGCTGGACGACGAGGAGAAAGCCGCGGACGCGGCGTTCGACAAGAGGCTGGCGGAGCCCGCGGACACCGAGACGGTGTCGCCGCGCCCGGACGGCAGCAGGACGTTCGCCGTGCCGGCGCCCGACGGCAGCAGGCACGCGTACCGGCTGCGGCTCCCGCGCGGCTGGGAGGGCAGGCGCCTCGGCATCCGCGAGTCGCCGCACAGCTACGCCGACGCCGTCCTCAACGCGCCCGAGCTCGGCGCCGCCGTCACGATCGACCGCATCGAGTACGGCCTCCGTACGGGCTCGCCGGAGATGGAGCAGGCGTTCCGCCAGGCGATGCGTGACGGGCCGGACCGCGTGGAGTTCAGCGGCTCGACGTTCGTCATGACGATCGGGCACCAGGAGCGGGCGTACGGCCTCGACGGCACGATGGACGACGACGGAGAGCAGGCGCGGCTGCGCATCGTGGTGTTCGACCACGGCAACGTCGACACGTTCCGCGTGGACGTCTTCGGCTCCTCGGCGCTGTGGGGCACGATCGCGCCCGACGTCGACCGCATCCTCGCGTCCTGGCGCTGGGGGTAGTTCGGGGTACGGTCTGCGCCGTGAAGCAGGTAGGCATCGCCGGAGCGCCGTACAGCGGCAAGACCACGTTCTTCAACGCCCTGACGCACGCGGGTGCCGCCAGCGCCGGCGGCGGCAAGGCCAACCTCGCGATCGTCCCCGTACCCGACGAGCGCATCGACGTCCTCTCGCGGCTGCACGCGTCGAGGAAGTCGGTCTACGCGCAGCTGAAGTTCGTCGACGTCGCGGGCCTCGCCAAGGGCGCCGGCGCCGGCGAGGGTCTGTCCGGCCAGACGCTCGGGACGCTGCGCGAGGCCGACGCGCTGGCGATCGTCGTGCGGGCGTACGGCTCCGACGCCGACCCCGCCTCCGAGCTGGCCGATCTGCTCCTGGAACTCACTCTTGCCGACCTCGCGTCGATCTCGTCCGCCGCCGACAAGGCCGCGCGCAAGGTCCGCGTCGGCGACAAGACCGCGGCGGCCGAGGTGGCTCTGCTCGAACGCGCGAAGGCCGTTCTCGACAGCGGGCGGACGCTGCGTTCGGAGAAGTGGGACGACGACGAGCTCACGGTCTTCCGCAACTTCGCGCCGCTGACGTTGAAGCCCGCCGTCGTCGTCCTCAACGTCGACGACGAGTCGGCCACGTCGGCCGCGCCGCTGGCCGCCGAGCTCGCCGCGACCGTCCACCCCGACGCCGAGGGGCTCGCCGTACCCGCACGCCTCGAAGCCGAGGTCGGCGGCATGGACCCGGAGGAGGCGGCCGAGCTGCTCGCGGAGTTCGGCGTCACCGCGGGGGCGCTGCCGCGGGTGGTGGAGTCGGCGTACCGGATGCTCGACCTCCTCACGTTCCTCACCGCCGGCGAGGACGAGTCGCGGGCGTGGGAGGTACGCCGCGGCGCCAAGGCCCCCGAAGCCGCCGGCGCCATCCACTCCGACCTGCAGCGCGGCTTCATCCGCGCGGAGGTCGTGGGCTACGACGACCTCGTCGCGGCCGGCTCGTGGGACGCCGCCAAGTCGGCCGGCAAGCTGCGCGTCGAGGGCAAGGACTACGTCGTCGCCGAGGGCGACGTCATGAACATCCGCTTCGCCGTCTGAGTCAGCCGCAGGCCAAGGCGACGCTCTTCTGGACCTCGCCGAAGACGAGATCGCACCCGGCAACGTTCTCGCCGACGTCGACGACCTTCCAGCGGCCGCTCACCTGCTGGAGCACCACGACGAGCGAGTCGGCTCCGTCGCGCGGGACGACGGTCGCGAACGCCCAGACCGGATCGTCGAAGAACTGCGTCTGCTGGGCGCGCGCGACGTCGTACGTCCCCTTCGCCAGCCCCACCGCGGGCGAGGCGGCGATCGCCCGCTCGACGGCCGCGAGGTCAGCGCCGTCGAGGCGGCGGCCGTCGCGGTACGGCGGAGTGCGGTTCCCGGAGGGCGGCTCCAGCGCGAGGTACGGCTCCAGGACGCTCCAGGGCACCGTGACCTGCGGCAGACCGGCGGCGTACGGCGCCACCTGGTAGCTCCCGAACGTCACCTCCAGCCCCTCCGGCAGGGGCGTCACAGCGGTGAAGTTGGCGGCCTCGGGCTTCATGCCGCTGTCGCCGCCGAGGGTGCCGTTCTCGCCCAGCACCTCCGGCACGCGGCCGCGCAGGTGCTCGCTCATGACGCGCACCGCCGCCCGCAGCGACCCGGGGTGGAACCACGACTGCAACGACACCCGCCGCCCGCTCGCGCGCTCGAAGACGTACGGCGTGAGGTGGAAGAACCCGTGCGCCGCGCCGGTCGGCATCACCGCGACGCCGATCGCGACGGTGACGTAGCGGTCGTCGACCGCCGACAGCCACGCCGTCACCTCGCTCGGCCCGACGACGTTGCCCTCCTCGGCGGCCGGCCCGGAGTGCCGCTCGACGGTGGTCGTCAGCAGGCCGTTGATCCGGGAGCGGGCGGGCTCCGCGATGCCGTGCAGCGTCGGGTGCTCCGCCGTCCAGCGGCCCTCGCCCGAGCCGCCCTTCTTCGTGACGACCGTCAGCCTGACGTCAGGTCGCATCGGCGGCACCGTCGTCATGGCCGGGCTGGGCGTGGCGCTCACGGTCGCGCTCGGAGTCGGGCTCGCCGTGGGCGCCGTACGCGGCACCACGTCGTTGCCGCACGCCGTCACGAGCACGGCGGCCAGGGCGGTCAGCACGCGGCGGGCATCCCCCATGCGCCCACGGTAGCCGCCTGCCCGGGCGCGCCTCCCCGTTTTTGTCACACCCCCTTGCCAGCATCGTTCCCATGACGTTCCTCGCTGTCCTCCTCGCCCTCGGGGCCGGGCTCGCGCTCGGCCTGGCGCTCGGCCGCGCCCGGCTCGCGTCCGCCACCGCCCGCACGGCCGCGGTCCGTGAAGAGCTCGCCGGTGTCCGCACCGCGCTCGACT
It encodes the following:
- a CDS encoding (deoxy)nucleoside triphosphate pyrophosphohydrolase; this encodes MLPVVVGAAIVDGDPPGCRVLVAERAEPRHLAGLWEFPGGKVEPGEGEVEALVRECQEELSVEISVGERLGGDLLLDGARGPWMLKIWTARIVSGDVRLVDHSDARWLAADELGDVPWIEADAPLVDALRALLTDGQSAS
- a CDS encoding 4a-hydroxytetrahydrobiopterin dehydratase encodes the protein MTRDPLTAAEVAAALGELEGWAGDERAIRRTVTCPTFMDAVRLVGAVADIAEELDHHPDIDVRYRDVTFTSSTHTAGAVTAYDVTLARRIDAAVTLAGC
- a CDS encoding GNAT family protein, which produces MLSGERVTLRPVRPDDVEQLYEWRIDLATWGDQTDEAPYALTLESYRRASEESAATGKNVSWAAEVDGTLVGRAGMFAFDELSRNAEVGLGFGPEHRGKGYGREVLRLLLDFGFTHRNLHRVWLECTATNEAAIRAYTAAGFVEEGRLREHAWLRGAYVDMVRMAVLRSEWSG
- the ychF gene encoding redox-regulated ATPase YchF encodes the protein MKQVGIAGAPYSGKTTFFNALTHAGAASAGGGKANLAIVPVPDERIDVLSRLHASRKSVYAQLKFVDVAGLAKGAGAGEGLSGQTLGTLREADALAIVVRAYGSDADPASELADLLLELTLADLASISSAADKAARKVRVGDKTAAAEVALLERAKAVLDSGRTLRSEKWDDDELTVFRNFAPLTLKPAVVVLNVDDESATSAAPLAAELAATVHPDAEGLAVPARLEAEVGGMDPEEAAELLAEFGVTAGALPRVVESAYRMLDLLTFLTAGEDESRAWEVRRGAKAPEAAGAIHSDLQRGFIRAEVVGYDDLVAAGSWDAAKSAGKLRVEGKDYVVAEGDVMNIRFAV
- a CDS encoding RsiV family protein — encoded protein: MGDARRVLTALAAVLVTACGNDVVPRTAPTASPTPSATVSATPSPAMTTVPPMRPDVRLTVVTKKGGSGEGRWTAEHPTLHGIAEPARSRINGLLTTTVERHSGPAAEEGNVVGPSEVTAWLSAVDDRYVTVAIGVAVMPTGAAHGFFHLTPYVFERASGRRVSLQSWFHPGSLRAAVRVMSEHLRGRVPEVLGENGTLGGDSGMKPEAANFTAVTPLPEGLEVTFGSYQVAPYAAGLPQVTVPWSVLEPYLALEPPSGNRTPPYRDGRRLDGADLAAVERAIAASPAVGLAKGTYDVARAQQTQFFDDPVWAFATVVPRDGADSLVVVLQQVSGRWKVVDVGENVAGCDLVFGEVQKSVALACG